A genomic window from Deltaproteobacteria bacterium includes:
- a CDS encoding NAD(P)-dependent alcohol dehydrogenase, with translation MAVACELGGEGLLQGRLTMRAVAIQRYGGPEVVQVVEVPRPKPGPGEVLIRVRATSINQLDWRLRRGEVRFILPLRPPRVLGFDVAGQVEELGDGAAGFPIGTAVMAMLDAHRPGACADYLVMSPGHLVVKPPEMSFHEAAALPRAGITALQALRWAGPLSAGDRALVVGASGGIGTLVVQLAVMAGVRVTALCSSRNEELVRALGAERVVAYDREALATGDRFEAIVDVVDATSFAAMERHLVSGGRFVAVYPTVAGVAEMLRTRMARPFGGTKRAFTYLTEANAEDLAHLVELWRAGKLRPVIHRVFELEESGEAHRLSESRRARGKLVIDVCRGAEAR, from the coding sequence GTGGCGGTCGCGTGCGAGCTCGGGGGCGAAGGGCTCCTGCAGGGGCGCTTGACCATGCGGGCGGTCGCTATCCAACGCTACGGCGGGCCGGAGGTGGTGCAGGTGGTCGAGGTGCCGCGGCCGAAGCCCGGTCCGGGCGAGGTCCTGATCCGGGTGCGAGCCACGAGCATCAATCAGCTCGATTGGCGTCTCCGGCGGGGAGAGGTCCGCTTCATTCTGCCGCTTCGACCGCCGCGGGTGCTCGGGTTCGACGTCGCGGGCCAGGTGGAGGAGCTCGGTGACGGCGCGGCGGGCTTCCCGATCGGAACCGCGGTGATGGCGATGCTCGACGCGCACCGGCCGGGGGCTTGTGCGGACTACCTGGTGATGTCGCCGGGACACCTCGTGGTCAAGCCGCCCGAGATGTCGTTTCACGAGGCCGCGGCGCTCCCGCGAGCCGGGATCACCGCGCTGCAGGCGTTGCGGTGGGCCGGCCCCCTGAGCGCCGGAGATCGGGCGCTGGTGGTCGGTGCGTCGGGTGGCATCGGGACTCTGGTGGTCCAGCTCGCGGTGATGGCGGGCGTGCGGGTAACGGCCCTGTGCAGCTCGCGCAACGAGGAGCTGGTGCGGGCGCTCGGGGCAGAGCGGGTCGTGGCCTACGATCGCGAGGCGCTCGCGACGGGCGACCGGTTCGAGGCGATCGTGGACGTGGTCGACGCGACGAGCTTCGCCGCAATGGAGCGGCATCTCGTGTCGGGTGGCCGGTTCGTGGCGGTCTACCCGACGGTGGCCGGCGTGGCGGAGATGCTTCGAACCCGTATGGCGCGACCATTCGGCGGCACGAAGAGGGCCTTCACCTACCTCACGGAGGCCAACGCGGAGGATCTGGCCCACCTGGTCGAGCTCTGGCGGGCGGGGAAGCTTCGGCCCGTCATTCATCGCGTCTTCGAGCTCGAGGAGAGCGGGGAGGCGCACCGGCTCAGCGAGTCACGTCGCGCGCGAGGGAAGCTGGTCATCGACGTCTGCCGGGGGGCCGAGGCGCGCTGA